In the genome of Christensenella timonensis, one region contains:
- a CDS encoding aldo/keto reductase → MNYRKLGNTGFLVSEVGIGGEYLEDESLKTTVDTMHAAMDLGVNILDIFMSEPNVRTNLGAGIKDRRDKIYVQGHICSIWENGQYGRSRDLEKSKFFINDLFTRLDSDYIDIGMLHYVDTMDDWRDAKQNGIVDYMLKLKQQGRFRTLGVSSHDPLVAQEMVNSGVFGVLMFSINPMFDLVLNQVETIDYLEHPELGNIDHISINKSRAQLYSLCEEKGVGITVMKTLGAGRLLKAESSPFKVPMTVNQCIHYALSRPAVSSVLIGARSVSEIEDAVSYCDAADEEKDYSAVFAHLTNEQSGACMYCNHCLPCPVHIDVAQSTRILDEARQYGMNDSLRREYAALGHKASECVACGACEKRCPFAVRVIDNMKEAAALFE, encoded by the coding sequence ATGAATTACAGGAAACTTGGCAACACGGGTTTTTTAGTCAGCGAAGTCGGGATCGGCGGGGAATACCTGGAAGACGAAAGCCTTAAGACTACGGTAGATACCATGCACGCCGCGATGGATCTGGGCGTCAATATCCTCGATATTTTTATGTCCGAGCCGAATGTACGCACCAACCTCGGGGCGGGGATTAAGGATCGCCGGGACAAAATATATGTCCAGGGGCATATCTGCTCCATCTGGGAAAACGGGCAATACGGCCGTTCGCGCGACCTCGAAAAAAGCAAGTTTTTTATAAACGACCTTTTTACGCGGCTTGACAGCGACTATATCGATATCGGTATGCTGCACTATGTAGATACGATGGACGACTGGCGGGATGCCAAACAAAACGGTATCGTCGACTATATGCTTAAGCTCAAACAGCAGGGGCGCTTCCGCACACTGGGCGTCAGCTCCCACGATCCGCTCGTCGCACAGGAAATGGTCAACTCAGGCGTCTTTGGGGTGCTCATGTTCAGCATCAACCCCATGTTCGACCTTGTTTTGAACCAGGTCGAAACCATCGATTATTTGGAGCATCCCGAGCTGGGGAATATCGACCATATCTCTATCAATAAGAGCCGTGCACAGCTTTACAGCCTCTGCGAAGAAAAGGGCGTCGGTATCACCGTCATGAAAACATTGGGTGCGGGAAGGCTGCTGAAAGCCGAAAGCTCGCCTTTCAAAGTCCCCATGACCGTCAACCAGTGCATTCATTATGCGCTTTCACGCCCCGCCGTTTCGAGTGTGCTCATCGGTGCGCGCAGCGTTTCAGAAATCGAAGACGCCGTATCTTACTGTGATGCTGCAGACGAAGAAAAAGATTACAGCGCGGTTTTCGCCCATTTGACAAACGAACAGAGCGGCGCCTGCATGTATTGTAACCACTGCCTGCCCTGCCCTGTCCATATCGATGTCGCCCAGTCCACGCGCATCCTGGACGAAGCGCGCCAGTATGGCATGAACGATTCCTTGCGGCGTGAATATGCGGCGCTTGGCCATAAAGCTTCCGAATGTGTCGCCTGCGGCGCGTGTGAAAAGCGCTGTCCGTTTGCTGTCCGCGTCATTGATAACATGAAAGAAGCAGCCGCGCTGTTTGAATAA
- a CDS encoding RrF2 family transcriptional regulator, with protein MKISAKGRYGLSAMIYLAFHAGTSKYVTVLKISENLDISKIYLEQVFSLLKKAGLVNSVKGSGGGYQLSRDASLITAFDILDAIEVTLFEETESALGEKGTHINEALNSLLWDKLDGAVRDILRSVHLNELVEGALANKQGGEYMYFI; from the coding sequence ATGAAAATATCTGCAAAGGGACGTTACGGCCTCAGTGCCATGATCTATCTTGCCTTCCATGCAGGCACATCTAAATATGTTACCGTCCTCAAAATTTCCGAAAACCTGGATATCTCCAAAATTTATCTGGAACAGGTTTTTTCCCTGCTCAAAAAAGCGGGGCTCGTGAATTCCGTCAAAGGCTCGGGCGGCGGTTACCAGCTAAGCCGCGACGCTTCGCTCATTACCGCTTTCGATATCCTGGACGCTATCGAGGTAACGCTGTTTGAAGAGACGGAGAGTGCTCTCGGCGAAAAAGGTACGCATATCAACGAAGCGCTCAATTCCCTTTTGTGGGACAAGCTCGACGGCGCCGTTCGCGATATCCTGCGCTCCGTCCATTTGAACGAACTTGTGGAAGGCGCCCTCGCAAACAAACAGGGCGGCGAATACATGTATTTTATATAG
- a CDS encoding DUF1893 domain-containing protein: MNDQVIIRLQEDIRTGAYTCVCYDETKRLYGMSGKRLRPLWDLSRKVSLQDKYVGDKIIGKAAAMIIVAGGAKYAYAKLMSVSAQKEFEKYGVSFACEVTAQTIKNAAGDGMCPMEAAMLKINDPQAAIQKIDRMINGN, from the coding sequence ATGAACGATCAGGTCATAATACGATTACAGGAAGATATACGGACAGGCGCCTATACCTGTGTCTGTTACGATGAAACCAAGCGCCTTTATGGGATGTCCGGCAAGCGCCTGCGCCCCCTCTGGGACCTTTCACGGAAGGTCAGCCTGCAGGATAAATATGTCGGCGATAAAATAATCGGTAAAGCCGCCGCCATGATCATCGTCGCGGGCGGTGCAAAATATGCTTATGCAAAATTAATGAGCGTGTCTGCGCAAAAAGAATTTGAAAAATATGGCGTTTCGTTTGCATGCGAGGTTACTGCACAGACGATCAAAAACGCCGCGGGCGACGGAATGTGCCCGATGGAGGCCGCCATGCTAAAGATCAACGACCCGCAGGCCGCCATACAAAAAATCGACCGTATGATCAACGGAAACTAA